A region of Marnyiella aurantia DNA encodes the following proteins:
- a CDS encoding RidA family protein, with translation MKKVITTTNAPAAIGPYAQANLAGGVLYISGQIPVDPGTGNLVEGIEKETHQVMKNLKAILEEAGMTFTNVVKASIFLKNMDDFAVMNEIYASYLDADSYPARETVQVSCLPKNVDIEISMIAHQD, from the coding sequence ATGAAAAAAGTAATCACCACAACAAATGCTCCAGCAGCAATAGGCCCTTACGCACAGGCAAATTTAGCCGGTGGCGTGCTGTATATTTCCGGTCAGATTCCGGTTGATCCGGGCACAGGAAATTTGGTGGAAGGGATTGAGAAGGAGACGCATCAGGTGATGAAGAATCTGAAAGCCATTCTTGAAGAGGCAGGAATGACTTTTACAAACGTGGTAAAAGCATCTATCTTTTTAAAGAATATGGATGATTTTGCTGTAATGAACGAAATCTATGCTTCTTATCTGGATGCAGACAGTTATCCGGCGCGTGAAACGGTTCAGGTATCCTGCCTCCCGAAAAATGTAGACATCGAGATCTCTATGATCGCACATCAGGATTAA
- a CDS encoding trypsin-like peptidase domain-containing protein, producing the protein MKNIFKKLLPYAVVGVVSGATTFGAINYIKNDAAVVDTGYFSSAKSDVSFAGFNQAALGEDFVKAAKTTVPAVVTIKNYSNRSAGRSSEQDIFDYFFRQPDRNPRSQQKPDNIPSGMGSGVIISPDGYIISNNHVVAGANKLEVVLSNKKSYIATLVGTDPNTDISLLKVEEKGLPYLNFANSDNVEVGQWVLAVGNPLGLNSTVTAGIISAKGRGIGILGGQGKASNPIESFIQTDAAINPGNSGGALVNPNGDLIGINSAISSTNGYYQGYGFAVPSNLARKIVEDIKKYGLVQRGFLGVNSLDLSNDQQVAQYNQQFKTNLKTGNGIYVTEVTANSGAEDAGLRKADVITKVDNTAISDFADLTLAVGSKRPGDAVNITYQRNGREMVSRVVLKDQRGNTSVRTRADLTVSEKIGADFAPLSDRFKTDYGLNSGVVTKNVQEGGEMAKIGIVDNYIVIEVNGKPVNSQKDVENLLKNHRGNVQIKFVDEYGRIYTKGFVMPN; encoded by the coding sequence ATGAAGAATATATTTAAGAAATTATTACCGTATGCCGTAGTAGGTGTAGTTTCCGGCGCTACAACATTCGGAGCAATCAATTATATCAAGAACGACGCAGCAGTAGTTGATACCGGTTATTTCTCTAGCGCAAAATCTGACGTAAGTTTCGCGGGATTTAACCAGGCCGCTTTAGGTGAAGACTTTGTAAAAGCTGCCAAAACGACAGTTCCGGCAGTGGTTACAATTAAGAACTACTCTAACAGATCGGCAGGACGCAGCAGTGAGCAGGACATTTTTGATTACTTTTTTCGCCAGCCTGACAGAAACCCGCGCAGCCAGCAGAAACCAGACAATATTCCATCTGGTATGGGATCAGGGGTAATTATATCACCGGACGGATACATTATCTCCAATAACCACGTAGTAGCGGGTGCAAATAAACTGGAGGTGGTTCTCAGCAACAAGAAAAGTTACATTGCTACCCTGGTAGGTACGGACCCTAACACCGACATTTCATTGCTTAAGGTTGAAGAGAAAGGTCTACCCTATCTAAATTTCGCCAATTCTGATAATGTGGAAGTGGGTCAGTGGGTTTTGGCAGTTGGTAATCCACTTGGACTGAACTCTACTGTGACAGCGGGAATCATTTCAGCGAAAGGACGTGGAATCGGAATTTTGGGAGGTCAGGGCAAAGCAAGCAATCCAATAGAAAGTTTTATACAGACGGATGCGGCTATTAACCCCGGAAACTCAGGTGGAGCTCTTGTAAATCCTAATGGCGATCTTATTGGAATTAACTCCGCTATATCTTCCACAAACGGATACTATCAGGGATACGGTTTTGCAGTACCTTCAAACTTAGCTAGAAAAATTGTTGAAGACATAAAGAAGTATGGCCTGGTGCAGCGCGGTTTTCTTGGTGTAAATTCACTTGATCTATCCAACGACCAGCAGGTGGCGCAATATAACCAGCAATTTAAAACCAATCTTAAGACGGGCAACGGTATTTACGTAACTGAAGTAACGGCGAACAGCGGTGCCGAAGATGCCGGATTACGAAAGGCTGACGTTATTACCAAAGTGGACAATACTGCTATTTCTGATTTTGCTGATCTTACGCTTGCGGTGGGAAGTAAAAGACCCGGAGATGCTGTTAATATTACTTACCAGCGAAATGGACGGGAGATGGTATCTCGTGTCGTACTAAAGGATCAGCGTGGAAATACTTCTGTCAGAACCAGGGCGGACCTGACTGTAAGCGAAAAGATAGGCGCTGATTTCGCCCCGCTAAGTGACAGGTTTAAGACTGATTATGGACTTAACAGCGGTGTAGTAACTAAAAATGTACAGGAAGGCGGCGAAATGGCCAAGATTGGAATTGTAGATAACTATATCGTGATTGAGGTGAACGGTAAACCAGTGAACTCTCAGAAAGATGTTGAAAACCTGCTCAAGAACCACCGTGGCAATGTACAGATCAAATTTGTTGATGAATATGGCCGAATTTACACTAAAGGTTTTGTAATGCCCAATTAA
- a CDS encoding peptidase U32 family protein, with translation MTKSGKIELMSPAGDFTALQAALDNGADSVYFGVEQLNMRARASMNFTLEDLPEIARRCGEKGVRSYLTLNTIIYDHDLSIIKTLLDTAKSAGLTAVIAMDQAVISYARQIGFEVHISTQINITNIETVKFYALFADTMVMSRELSITQIKKICDQIVKDDVRGPSGNLVEVEIFGHGALCMAVSGKCYLSLHSANSSANRGACKQNCRKKYTVTDQETGFEIELDNEYMMSPKDLCTIGFLNDIVDAGVQVLKIEGRGRAPEYVATVTKCYREAIDAVADGTFTQEKVEEWMKQLETVYNRGFWSGYYLGQELGEWSSNSGSSATQKKVYVGKGRHFYTKSSIAEFLIEAYDVNVGDTVLIQGPTTGSQEMVLEAMQVDARPEANKATKSDVITFKTDFRVRPSDKLYKIVQS, from the coding sequence ATGACAAAAAGCGGTAAAATAGAACTAATGTCACCTGCCGGTGATTTCACTGCCCTGCAGGCGGCTCTCGACAATGGAGCAGATTCTGTTTACTTTGGAGTAGAGCAGCTTAATATGCGGGCCAGGGCTTCCATGAACTTTACCTTGGAAGATTTGCCTGAGATAGCTAGGAGATGCGGCGAAAAAGGGGTACGCAGCTACCTTACACTTAATACGATTATATACGACCACGACCTTTCAATTATAAAAACTTTGCTCGATACCGCAAAGTCTGCAGGACTTACAGCGGTAATCGCAATGGATCAGGCGGTAATTTCTTACGCCCGTCAAATCGGATTTGAAGTTCATATCTCCACACAGATCAATATTACTAATATTGAAACAGTTAAATTCTATGCGCTGTTTGCAGATACGATGGTGATGAGCCGTGAGTTAAGTATTACACAAATCAAAAAAATCTGCGACCAGATAGTGAAGGATGACGTAAGAGGTCCTTCCGGTAATTTAGTAGAAGTAGAAATCTTTGGCCATGGTGCGCTTTGTATGGCGGTTTCGGGTAAATGTTACCTAAGTCTCCATTCTGCCAATTCCTCTGCAAACCGCGGAGCATGCAAGCAGAACTGCCGTAAAAAATACACGGTGACAGATCAGGAAACAGGGTTCGAGATTGAACTGGATAACGAATATATGATGTCGCCAAAGGACCTGTGTACTATTGGATTTCTGAACGATATTGTGGATGCCGGTGTTCAGGTTCTTAAGATAGAAGGCCGTGGCAGAGCACCTGAATATGTTGCTACCGTGACCAAATGTTACCGCGAGGCTATTGATGCTGTTGCCGATGGTACTTTTACTCAGGAAAAAGTGGAAGAATGGATGAAGCAACTTGAGACCGTTTATAACCGTGGCTTCTGGAGTGGATATTACCTGGGTCAGGAACTTGGCGAATGGTCTTCGAATTCCGGATCCAGCGCTACCCAGAAAAAAGTGTATGTTGGAAAGGGTAGACATTTCTATACAAAGTCCAGTATTGCTGAATTCCTGATTGAAGCTTATGACGTAAATGTAGGCGATACAGTACTTATCCAGGGTCCTACTACGGGATCTCAGGAAATGGTTCTGGAGGCTATGCAGGTAGATGCAAGGCCGGAAGCAAACAAGGCCACGAAATCGGATGTCATTACGTTTAAAACAGATTTCAGAGTAAGGCCAAGTGATAAACTGTATAAAATTGTGCAGTCCTAA
- a CDS encoding ferredoxin: MVIVTLQRDKCIGCNYCAEFAPDFFRMSRKDGKSVLLKSADKKGFFTLKTPSAEAYEPCDKAARACPVNIISVKIT, from the coding sequence ATGGTTATAGTAACGCTGCAGCGCGATAAATGTATTGGTTGTAACTACTGTGCTGAATTTGCGCCCGATTTTTTCCGGATGTCGCGAAAGGACGGCAAATCAGTTTTGTTAAAATCGGCCGATAAAAAAGGTTTTTTCACCTTGAAAACTCCGTCTGCGGAAGCTTATGAACCTTGCGATAAGGCCGCACGTGCATGTCCGGTGAATATTATTTCTGTGAAAATAACTTAG
- a CDS encoding 5-formyltetrahydrofolate cyclo-ligase, whose translation MTKRELRSLYLEKRKELSKEEVITASERIFRRFLSNFFVEKNQKIHLFLSIEKFNEVNTLPFIKYLQEKEVRIFVPKMLQGDIISVEILEDTILAKNSWGIMEPISDEDSGVVDFDYIITPLLYCDPAGGRVGYGKGFYDRFFAGINAECKKVGVGFFKPELFVDDLTEEDVSLDYLVTPDEVLSFKIGC comes from the coding sequence ATGACCAAGAGGGAACTACGGAGTCTTTATCTGGAGAAACGCAAAGAACTTTCGAAAGAAGAAGTTATTACGGCCTCTGAGCGCATTTTTAGGAGGTTCCTGAGCAATTTTTTTGTGGAGAAGAATCAGAAAATCCATTTATTTCTGAGTATCGAGAAATTTAATGAGGTCAACACGCTGCCGTTCATTAAGTATTTGCAGGAAAAGGAAGTGCGCATCTTCGTTCCTAAAATGTTGCAGGGTGACATTATTTCTGTTGAAATTCTTGAAGATACCATCCTTGCGAAAAACAGCTGGGGCATAATGGAACCGATATCTGATGAAGATTCTGGTGTTGTGGATTTTGATTATATCATTACACCTCTGTTGTACTGCGATCCTGCTGGTGGACGCGTGGGATATGGAAAAGGTTTCTACGACAGGTTTTTTGCCGGAATTAATGCTGAATGTAAAAAGGTCGGGGTGGGGTTCTTTAAACCCGAGCTATTTGTTGATGACTTAACAGAAGAAGATGTTTCGCTGGACTATCTGGTTACACCCGATGAAGTACTGTCCTTTAAAATTGGCTGCTGA